CAACGCCTTTGTCGATGCGCCCGACGAGGCAAGCCGGATCGTTACGCAGTGCCGCGCTACCCCCGGGCGCCTGGTGCAGGCACGGGTGGGACGTGAGGCAGGCAGGAAGTGAAGCCAAGGGCTGCAAGGCATGCGGCAGCCCCTGGTCTTTTCGTTGGCAAGCTGGGCGCCTTGCGTCGCCTTATTCCCGGATCTGGAGGTGGATCTGAGGGTAATTGGCCCTGAACTCCTGCGCGCGCGTCCACCAGACGTCATTGATCGTGAAACTGGTGTTCTGCCAGAAGCCATCACTGCGCGGAACCACGTTGTTGGCAACCGCGGCGATCTCCTGGTCGTTGCGCGTCTTGAAGGTCGCACTGCCAAAGCTCGCTGATTCCAGCGCCATCCGGTAGCTGCGGTTGGCGCCATAGCGCGCCGATTCATCCGCCTGCCACGACGCGGCCGCGCTGTAATGGCTGATGATGTCGGGCGCGTAGAATTCGCCCCAGTTCCCGAGAAACTCCACCCGGCTCTTGTCGTCCGCGCTGGCAAAGCGGAATGCATGCGTTCCCACGCCATCCTTGTGATACACGACGAGCGGGTGCGTCCCCTGCATCTGCACCTGGTTCAGCGCACGCGTGGTGTATTTGCCGTGGGCGCTGGTCGATACGTGGGTGACAAAGTCGTTGCCGCCATTGATCTTGCCGGTCCAGACGATCACGGTTTCCACATCATGCCGGTGCCCGCCCAGGAAGGACCACGGCAGCGCCTGGTCCTTTTCGAAATACAGCTCGTACAGGTGGGCGCAGCGCTCGACCCGGTTCGCCCCTTCCACCGTTTCCTTGCACACTTGGCGGTGGACGGTATTGGCGTAGGAGCGCCAGGCGGAATCCTTGCAGCCACCATGCAGGGACGAGGTTGCCTTGGTACCGGGATTCTGGCGCAGCCCTTCGTATCGATGAAACGGCGTGGCCGCATAGCAGCCGTCGGAGTCGAAATCAAACTTGGGGTGGAAGTTGCGAACTTGCCGCTCGTTGTACTTGGTGATCGACTGGTCCCACTTTGGAAAATCATCGGCGTTGGCCAGGGCCACGGGCAGCATGGCCAGGATGCCGACGCTGGCTTGGCCAATGGAGAGCGGGAGGGAGTGGAAGAGGTTTGCCATGTTCACTTTCTTGGTTGGAAAGGTCGGACGCAGCCGCAAGATCGAGGGTTGCGCTAGAGGCAATATTGTATAAGAGTTATGTGACAGTTTGTTGACCTGTTGCGGCCTGGCCGCGGTCAGGATTGCGCTACCGGACGCCGCCGGCGCCCGGCGTTATTCGACTATTGCACGAAGTCGTTTTGCTGAGGATCGAAAACGATCACGCCTTCCAGCTCCTTGAGGTAATCAAGCACGTAGATCATTTGATTGGTGTACTCCTGCGTTTCGTCGCTGCCAAATACCGCGCGTATGCGCCGCCGGATCCGGGATACATCGTGTCCGGAGTCGGCGCCGGTCCGCCTTTGAATTTCGATCGAATCATTGATGACCTCCTCGCCCTCCTCGTAGCTGATTCTCACCAGCCAGTCATCCCAGCGCAGGGCCAGCGATTTGTCCGATGCAAACGGCAACTGCTCGAATGTCAGGGAAAACCCTTCTTCATCACGGAAATGACGCTTCAGGTCTTCCGCCAGGGTGTCATTGGACATTGGCGGAGCATTGTCCTGCATTAAGGCATACACGGTAAATGTCATGGTTTTTTCCACGGGCCCGAGGTCCCGATATCAATAGTGGTAAATTGTCGCGTCACGGGATCATAGCGCATGACCCTGCCCCCGGTTTGACGGATGTTGTTGA
This region of Massilia sp. PAMC28688 genomic DNA includes:
- a CDS encoding NPP1 family protein; the protein is MANLFHSLPLSIGQASVGILAMLPVALANADDFPKWDQSITKYNERQVRNFHPKFDFDSDGCYAATPFHRYEGLRQNPGTKATSSLHGGCKDSAWRSYANTVHRQVCKETVEGANRVERCAHLYELYFEKDQALPWSFLGGHRHDVETVIVWTGKINGGNDFVTHVSTSAHGKYTTRALNQVQMQGTHPLVVYHKDGVGTHAFRFASADDKSRVEFLGNWGEFYAPDIISHYSAAASWQADESARYGANRSYRMALESASFGSATFKTRNDQEIAAVANNVVPRSDGFWQNTSFTINDVWWTRAQEFRANYPQIHLQIRE